Proteins found in one Planococcus citri chromosome 2, ihPlaCitr1.1, whole genome shotgun sequence genomic segment:
- the LOC135833637 gene encoding uncharacterized protein LOC135833637 has translation MEMLFECSSSFFITSQFHLEISSFLNSEFVMCFTFIIFQLMFSINSSLGANPVNKLMIFPVNLSSVAKPENKTHEAEGTNQDTKPTNESTKFTKCIKKSELEEFVQCKQKFDMKNNIDQFETHWGIHFEPNSAELDKFQSPVDLDYEIRRLKWIYILENFGDSLAIKGLNSVLLKAGINRTTFCDDIADSYMRLTHFEGESVTYANLMQKKSVQVFQNYVSDSKYKCDENEKQVQVPESLYNELIRSSANVAVLKRHHEDKIALLKQRYEKKISNLKRICSKRIEECKEESDYDKRSMINEDISSEY, from the exons ATGGAAATGTTATTCGAATGTTCATCATCATTCTTCATTACTTCACAATTCCATCTTGAAATAAGTTCTTTTCTAAATTCTGAATTCGTCATGTGCTTCaccttcataatttttcagttgatgTTTTCTATAAATTCATCTTTGGGAGCCAACCCTGTAAATAAGCTA atgATATTTCCTGTGAATTTATCTTCAGTAGCAAAACCTGAAAATAAGACA CACGAAGCAGAAGGCACAAATCAAGACACGAAGCCAACGAACGAATCGaccaaatttacaaaatgtattaaaaaatcgGAATTG GAAGAATTTGTCCAATgcaagcaaaaatttgatatgaaaaataacaTAGATCAGTTTGAAACGCACTGGGGTATACATTTCGAACCGAATTCAGCCGAATTGGATAAATTTCAATCGCCGGTCGATCTAGATTATGAGATTCGTCGCCTAAAATGGATATATATTCTGGAGAATTTCGGAGATTCTCTCGCAATCAAAGGATTAAATTCGGTATTGCTAAAAGCTGGTATTAATAGGACCACGTTCTGTGATGATATCGCTGACTCGTACATGAGGCTTACACATTTCGAAGGAGAATCAGTCACTTATGCCAATCTAATGCAGAAAAAAAGCGTGCAAGTGTTTCAAAACTATGTCTCGGATTCCAAATACAAGTGTgatgaaaatgagaaacaa GTACAGGTTCCCGAATCGTTGTacaacgaattgattcgtagcAGTGCCAACGTAGCGGTTCTGAAACGACATCACGAAGATAAAATTGCACTTCTGAAACAgcgttacgaaaaaaaaatttcgaatttgaagAGAATTTGCAGCAAAAGAATTGAAGAGTGCAAGGAAGAAAGCGATTATGATAAGAGGTCGATGATAAATGAAGATATTAGCTCTGAGTACTga
- the LOC135834792 gene encoding uncharacterized protein LOC135834792 — MRFTFVIILSMVSINFALGARPRYGRVSYPKESDSEQETNRSNETTNFPKCIKKSELEEFVRYKQLFEVKNTIDQFETHWGLYFVPDWNQLNRINSPTHQDYEIRRQKWSYIFTHFGDYPVVKRLNSELQKAGFTQTTFVEEIVETYMMISYGHGPPILDEKSNDLVVKNESQVVADPLQRKCVQVFMSCVSDSKLKCDENERKVQVPESLYNELIRNNAHVAVVKQYYEDRLKRLKHLCTKKIEECKNEESSYRRERMDSNINSSDY; from the exons ATGCGTTTTACATTCGTTATTATTTTGTCTATGGTTTCTATAAATTTCGCCTTAGGAGCCAGACCTAGATATGGACGCGTAAGTTAT CCCAAAGAAAGTGACTCCGAACAAGAAACGAACCGGTCGAACGAAACCACGAATTTcccaaaatgtattaaaaagtCCGAATTG GAAGAATTTGTTCGATACAAACAgctttttgaagtaaaaaataccATAGATCAATTCGAAACGCACTGGGGACTTTATTTCGTACCGGATTGGAATCAGTTGAATAGGATTAATTCGCCAACTCATCAAGATTATGAGATTCGTCGCCAAAAATGGAGCtatatttttactcattttggaGATTACCCCGTAGTCAAACGGTTGAATTCGGAATTGCAAAAGGCTGGTTTTACTCAGACAACGTTCGTTGAGGAGATAGTCGAAACTTACATGATGATTTCATATGGGCATGGGCCGccaattttggatgaaaaatcaaacgatCTTGTTGTTAAAAACGAATCACAAGTGGTTGCTGATCCGCTACAGCGAAAATGTGTACAAGTTTTCATGAGCTGTGTTTCGGATTCCAAATTGAAGTGTGATGAAAACGAAAGAAAA GTACAGGTTCCTGAATCGTTGTATAATGAGCTGATTCGTAATAATGCTCACGTCGCAGTTGTTAAACAGTATTACGAAGATAGACTTAAACGTTTAAAGCATCtctgcacaaaaaaaattgaagaatgcaaaaatgaagaaagtaGTTATAGAAGAGAACGTATGGATTCCAACATTAATTCTTCCGATTActaa
- the LOC135834793 gene encoding uncharacterized protein LOC135834793, with amino-acid sequence MHFIFIVFCHVIFFINFPSEINGQDEIAKLKEQYTVKNTIEDFETEWALHFKPNSKKINKKDSPSLQNAEIRRQKWEYIFEKLADSHIIRRLDSELQKAGILRAVFCKEIAEVYFSLSYNASLFDKETDSIKPLPNPLKLKSMEVFLNVISDLKLNPDNAEESVKIPKSLYVDLLRKDALGILHKNHLEERISRLKHVYRDRVQKARDQDNVEAEEIDSVVNSEEY; translated from the exons ATGCATTTCATATTCATCGTATTTTgtcacgtgatttttttcataaatttccccTCCGAAATAAATGGCCAG GACGAAATAGCCAAATTAAAGGAGCAATACACCGTGAAAAATACGATCGAAGATTTCGAGACCGAATGGGCCCTACATTTTAAaccgaattcgaaaaaaataaacaaaaaagatTCTCCGAGTCttcaaaatgctgaaattcgtCGCCAAAAATGGGAATACATTTTCGAAAAGTTGGCCGATTCTCATATAATCAGACGTCTGGACTCGGAACTGCAAAAGGCTGGAATCCTTCGGGCTGTATTTTGCAAAGAGATCGCCGAAGTGTACTTTTCACTTTCGTACAATGCTTCTCTTTTCGATAAGGAAACTGATTCTATTAAACCGCTGCCTAATCCGTTGAAGCTCAAAAGTATGGAAGTATTTTTGAACGTGATTTCGGATTTGAAATTGAACCCGGATAATGCTGAAGAAAGT gtaaaaattcccaaatcATTGTACGTTGATTTATTACGCAAAGACGCTCTAGGTATTCTACATAAAAATCATTTAGAAGAAAGAATCTCACGTTTGAAGCACGTGTACAGAGACAGGGTCCAAAAAGCCAGAGATCAAGACAATGTCGAAGCTGAAGAAATTGATAGCGTTGTTAATTCCGAAGAGTATTAA